The following are encoded together in the Elusimicrobiota bacterium genome:
- a CDS encoding N-6 DNA methylase — MDKETAKSEVKKLIQKYETVKTDGKINDYKEEMTKKDFILPLFRTLGWDIENSNEVSAEDKISNGRVDYSFILSGIVKFFVEAKPLKADLNNPEYSKQAINYSWHKGVQWAILTDFEGLKLYNAEWREDADKAKVLDLTYMDYITDFDSLWLLSKTSIETGTLDRWSEKFGKKIKKQPVSKQILDDLLKAREKLTKNILKYPRLNKISETELDESVQRILDRLIFIRTCEDRNIEQNHLLSLVRSCQESKRDLNSSLQKNFREFDDGYNSKLFEPHLCEKLKIDNDILEEIILSLYQTKDGNIHYDFGVINADVLGSIYEQYLGHILKKTPTTAKLKETHQHRKEQGIYYTPTYIVDYIVKNTVGEVLKTAKPKEVQNLKILEPACGSGSFLIKAFDELVKYWTGELGGVRKPEILQNNIYGVDLDKQAVEITQMNLLLKTLYTRERLPMLKNIRCGNSLIDDPTVAGNKAFNWSEEFPEVLCHCEGRSPVAISSDQPNVIARRSRGNLGVETGRAKESNGGFDIIIGNPPYVFARGESFSEKEKKYYYENYDLVKYQINTYLLFVNKAYELLDRNGYFGFIIPNNWLTIDTFSEFRKFLLQETSNLKIINIFDKVFQDANIDTCLLVFQKGKPTDITLGEFRDGKLEIVGKFAPSLFKGNNYIINIVLTKNKDKITILGKIKNHSKSLDSFSIIKAGLKAYETGKGKPKQTDTMKNNRVYHSKTKEDADYGKYLEGKNVKRYGIDWSGWWLKYGECLAAPRDEKLFTNPRILVRQIPSPPPYSIYAVFTKDYLLNDINSMIIYNFHDIEPFFVLAVLNSKITTFWFVNTFDKLQRNIFPQFKVKELAIFPIPQASESEQEKIAQFSQRMLELNKQLQKFGDKITDERKRIESEIQKTDNQIDELVYKLYGLTEKEIKIVESK; from the coding sequence ATGGACAAAGAAACCGCAAAATCAGAAGTTAAAAAACTAATTCAAAAATATGAAACAGTAAAAACTGATGGTAAAATAAATGACTATAAAGAAGAAATGACCAAGAAGGATTTTATTCTTCCGTTGTTTCGTACACTGGGTTGGGATATTGAGAATTCTAACGAAGTTAGCGCTGAAGACAAAATTTCAAACGGTAGGGTTGATTATTCATTCATACTTTCAGGTATCGTAAAGTTTTTTGTTGAAGCAAAACCGCTTAAAGCCGACCTCAATAATCCTGAATACAGCAAACAGGCAATAAATTATTCGTGGCATAAAGGCGTTCAATGGGCTATTTTGACTGATTTTGAAGGGCTCAAACTTTACAACGCAGAATGGCGAGAAGATGCTGACAAAGCAAAAGTGCTTGATTTAACTTATATGGATTACATTACTGATTTTGATTCTTTATGGTTATTAAGTAAAACAAGTATTGAAACTGGAACACTTGATAGATGGTCAGAAAAATTTGGAAAGAAAATCAAGAAACAGCCCGTCTCAAAACAGATTCTTGACGATTTGTTAAAAGCTCGCGAAAAACTTACTAAAAATATTCTGAAATATCCACGATTGAATAAAATTTCAGAGACAGAACTTGATGAATCAGTCCAGCGAATACTTGACCGTCTAATTTTTATTCGCACTTGCGAGGATAGAAATATTGAGCAGAACCATCTTTTATCTCTCGTTCGCTCTTGCCAAGAAAGTAAGCGGGACTTAAACTCTTCTCTACAAAAAAATTTCCGTGAGTTTGATGACGGATATAACTCAAAACTTTTTGAACCGCATCTTTGCGAGAAACTGAAAATTGATAACGATATTTTGGAAGAAATTATTCTATCGTTATATCAGACAAAAGATGGAAATATTCATTATGATTTTGGAGTGATAAATGCTGATGTTTTAGGCAGTATTTACGAGCAGTATCTCGGACATATACTTAAAAAAACACCGACAACAGCAAAGTTAAAAGAAACACACCAGCACAGAAAAGAGCAGGGGATTTATTACACACCGACTTATATCGTTGATTACATTGTGAAAAATACCGTTGGAGAAGTGTTAAAAACAGCAAAACCAAAAGAAGTTCAAAATCTTAAAATTTTAGAACCCGCCTGTGGCTCTGGTTCATTTCTTATAAAAGCATTTGACGAATTGGTAAAATACTGGACGGGTGAGTTAGGCGGAGTCCGAAAACCCGAAATACTGCAGAACAATATCTATGGTGTTGACCTTGATAAACAGGCAGTAGAAATTACACAGATGAATTTGCTTCTGAAAACGCTTTATACTCGTGAACGCTTGCCAATGTTAAAAAATATCAGATGCGGGAATTCGCTGATTGATGACCCAACAGTTGCAGGCAACAAAGCATTCAACTGGTCTGAAGAATTCCCAGAAGTGTTGTGTCATTGCGAAGGACGAAGTCCTGTAGCAATCTCATCAGACCAGCCCAATGTCATTGCGAGGCGTAGCCGTGGCAATCTCGGTGTTGAAACGGGACGAGCCAAAGAATCCAATGGTGGTTTTGACATCATCATCGGCAATCCCCCGTATGTTTTTGCGCGAGGGGAAAGTTTTTCAGAGAAAGAGAAAAAATATTATTATGAAAATTATGATTTAGTTAAATATCAAATAAATACCTATCTTTTATTCGTGAATAAGGCATATGAACTGCTCGATAGAAATGGTTATTTCGGTTTTATTATTCCGAATAACTGGCTTACTATTGATACTTTTTCAGAGTTTAGGAAATTTCTATTACAAGAGACAAGCAATCTTAAAATTATCAATATTTTTGATAAAGTTTTTCAAGATGCTAATATTGACACCTGTTTGTTAGTTTTTCAAAAAGGAAAACCTACTGATATAACACTCGGCGAGTTTAGAGATGGAAAACTTGAAATTGTTGGAAAATTTGCACCATCACTTTTCAAGGGCAATAATTACATAATAAACATCGTATTAACTAAAAACAAAGATAAAATAACTATATTGGGAAAAATAAAAAACCATTCAAAATCACTTGACTCTTTTTCCATCATCAAAGCTGGATTAAAAGCATACGAAACAGGCAAAGGAAAACCAAAACAAACAGACACGATGAAAAACAACCGTGTCTATCATAGTAAAACGAAAGAAGATGCTGATTACGGTAAATATTTAGAGGGCAAAAATGTCAAAAGGTATGGTATAGATTGGAGTGGTTGGTGGTTAAAATATGGAGAGTGTTTAGCTGCACCAAGAGATGAAAAGTTATTTACTAACCCACGAATTTTGGTTAGACAGATACCATCGCCACCGCCTTATTCAATTTATGCTGTATTTACAAAAGATTATTTGCTGAATGATATAAATAGTATGATTATTTATAATTTTCATGATATTGAGCCATTTTTTGTCCTTGCTGTTCTTAATTCAAAAATCACAACTTTTTGGTTTGTGAATACTTTTGATAAGTTACAACGCAATATTTTCCCTCAATTTAAGGTTAAAGAATTAGCAATTTTTCCAATCCCTCAAGCAAGTGAAAGCGAACAAGAAAAAATTGCACAATTTTCTCAAAGAATGCTTGAGTTAAACAAACAACTGCAAAAATTCGGTGATAAAATTACAGATGAGCGAAAACGAATTGAATCCGAAATCCAAAAAACCGACAACCAAATAGACGAATTAGTCTATAAACTTTACGGACTTACAGAAAAAGAAATAAAAATTGTGGAAAGTAAATAA
- a CDS encoding BrnT family toxin, whose amino-acid sequence MSFEEASTIFGVPFSVTIIDPLHSKPGEKRFVTIGQIYKGRISIVVHCEQKDTIRIISARWATRRKRKSYEECK is encoded by the coding sequence GTGTCGTTTGAAGAGGCCTCAACAATTTTTGGAGTTCCTTTTTCTGTAACTATTATTGACCCGCTACATTCAAAACCAGGAGAAAAACGGTTTGTAACAATCGGACAAATATATAAAGGACGAATTTCAATAGTAGTCCACTGTGAACAGAAAGATACCATTCGTATTATTAGTGCAAGGTGGGCTACTCGTCGGAAAAGGAAAAGTTATGAAGAATGTAAGTAA
- a CDS encoding TldD/PmbA family protein, with the protein MIDFNFFKNIFTKLQKKVGITTEVELFGDITDNTTIVWSEGKLEDCYNTVSQGIGLRIIKNSRTGFAYTNNFSDSVIDDLVLLAEQNRELMPEDEYNTIASPTKINTELDISDETFRKIPIDKKINILKNMERFALSNKKIRSIAKAGYSESSGETYIVNSNRVAYISRGTFFSYGISCVASDGSEGRGKEGECGEIQVGGESTIKRIFNDIDFETTTSQAVRNAVDLLGAKRIKTGSYPVIFNQNVGCDFLGLFSASFSAFAVQKNVSLLKERINQKVCSEKLSIIDDGTLTNGVATSSFDDDGIPTQKTIIIENGVLKNYIHNLYTAKKDNTKSTGNASRGYSGLSVPEATNLYIQQSETILDSLLKKMGRGLYITETMGMHNADAVSGEFSVGVNGFYVENGEKKFPVHGVTIAGNILDLFDNILDIGNDLKFYGSIGSPSLLINQLSVAGE; encoded by the coding sequence AGATTGTTATAACACTGTATCACAGGGTATTGGACTAAGAATCATAAAAAACAGTAGAACAGGTTTCGCGTATACAAATAATTTCAGTGATTCTGTAATAGACGATTTAGTTTTATTAGCAGAACAAAACCGTGAACTGATGCCTGAAGATGAATATAATACTATAGCATCACCGACTAAAATTAATACTGAACTGGATATTAGTGATGAAACTTTTAGGAAGATTCCAATTGATAAAAAAATCAATATACTGAAAAATATGGAACGATTTGCCCTATCAAACAAAAAAATAAGAAGTATCGCAAAAGCAGGTTATTCAGAATCATCAGGCGAAACTTATATCGTAAATAGTAATAGGGTTGCATATATTTCTCGTGGGACATTTTTTTCATATGGAATTTCTTGTGTTGCTTCGGATGGAAGTGAAGGGCGTGGGAAAGAAGGTGAGTGTGGCGAAATTCAGGTTGGTGGAGAATCTACAATAAAAAGGATTTTTAACGATATAGATTTTGAAACAACAACCTCACAGGCAGTTAGAAATGCTGTTGACCTTTTAGGTGCTAAACGAATAAAGACAGGCAGTTATCCAGTAATTTTTAACCAAAATGTTGGCTGTGATTTTTTAGGATTATTTTCAGCCTCTTTTTCAGCATTTGCCGTCCAGAAAAATGTTTCTTTATTGAAAGAACGCATTAACCAAAAAGTATGTTCTGAAAAACTAAGTATTATTGATGATGGAACACTTACTAATGGGGTTGCGACTTCGTCGTTTGATGATGATGGTATCCCAACACAAAAAACAATAATTATTGAAAATGGGGTGCTTAAAAATTATATTCATAATTTATACACGGCTAAAAAAGACAATACCAAATCTACTGGGAATGCCTCAAGAGGTTATTCAGGGCTTTCGGTGCCGGAGGCTACAAACCTTTATATTCAACAAAGTGAAACAATTCTTGATAGTTTATTAAAAAAAATGGGTCGCGGGCTTTATATTACTGAAACAATGGGAATGCATAATGCTGATGCTGTTTCCGGTGAGTTCTCTGTAGGTGTAAATGGTTTTTATGTAGAAAATGGTGAAAAAAAATTCCCAGTTCACGGCGTAACAATCGCAGGAAATATTCTGGATTTGTTTGATAATATTTTGGATATAGGAAATGATTTAAAATTTTATGGAAGTATTGGTAGTCCTTCGCTGCTGATAAACCAGTTGTCAGTTGCAGGAGAATAG